The following proteins are co-located in the Fusobacterium perfoetens genome:
- a CDS encoding flavodoxin family protein, with protein MKVLLLNGSPRVGGNTDTALNAIQEGFLQNTDAQVEMINLRECEIVGCKGCDYCKTTNGTCATKDDGQVVADKVVEADVVIFGSPVYWWGISSQLKTAIDRVYMKGALLVQKPKKIGVLAVGSATLDDPEYEIIGKQFKCISEYLRWDLIVEKYISATEKSDLAKDSEKVSQLKELYKKFV; from the coding sequence ATGAAAGTTTTATTATTAAATGGAAGTCCGAGAGTTGGAGGAAATACTGACACAGCTTTAAATGCTATTCAAGAAGGATTTTTACAAAACACAGATGCTCAAGTGGAAATGATAAATTTAAGAGAATGTGAAATAGTTGGTTGTAAAGGTTGTGATTATTGTAAAACAACTAACGGAACTTGTGCAACAAAAGATGATGGACAAGTTGTAGCTGACAAAGTTGTTGAGGCAGATGTAGTTATATTTGGTTCTCCTGTTTATTGGTGGGGAATTTCTTCACAACTTAAGACTGCAATAGATAGAGTTTATATGAAAGGTGCATTGTTAGTTCAAAAACCTAAAAAAATCGGTGTTCTTGCAGTTGGTTCTGCAACTTTAGATGACCCTGAATATGAAATAATTGGAAAACAATTCAAATGTATAAGTGAATATTTAAGATGGGACTTAATAGTTGAAAAATATATTTCTGCCACTGAAAAATCTGATTTAGCAAAAGATAGCGAAAAAGTATCACAACTTAAAGAGTTATATAAAAAATTTGTATAG
- a CDS encoding diguanylate cyclase domain-containing protein produces the protein MKVYNLKGKIVSVIVGLIVFINAIVVISSFSKYQEKIKNKVLQNNMERIHELSSQIKNIIYKEIGHSSHILGTIIETENLEELTAEEVLKKLKGIENKGHFKSLGIIYSDGKTSDSDGHKWDIRDINLDDSLKNDKRYISDILVEDDTESSEILIAIPLNTKDGKTKALFGYFSISHFESLTNFSKDSRQYFQIVDTTGRYISSSNSSYSFSGKKGLLFWDEIERYRYFDGITVEKIKDDVENKRTGTYYFEYGDAGRYIIYDPLGIKNWYVFSALTREKLVFHTMEVKEISNEMLLVLIEFMIVIVSVILGIFYYTYKVIKNDSQIIAVKNRMFKMLLHKTEDIIFKVNLLERKVVVYNYYGKEEKQELTIPFDEIHPTKIEKFVVTKPEFFKVYDEIYNNITLGKSIENIVIPLKKKDSEWKWFRINSIIVDSQSTVGILENCTEEKIKEQELEIISKKSKYDFLTKLYNRENFEKEMNLFLNSDKELEGVSAFFIIDLDNFKKANDTFGHDMGDKILQESAAKIKLVAKDVGVFARFGGDEFALLVKEVSNIEKLNEIAQQLNDILNKTYIENNKSVTVGASIGGVIIKKDMNFKEIYKKADNALYRVKNSKKGSYFIDNN, from the coding sequence ATGAAAGTTTATAATTTAAAAGGAAAAATCGTTTCAGTAATTGTGGGATTGATTGTTTTTATTAATGCCATAGTTGTGATATCATCTTTTTCTAAATATCAAGAAAAGATAAAAAATAAAGTATTACAAAATAATATGGAGCGTATCCATGAGCTTTCTTCTCAGATAAAAAACATTATTTATAAAGAGATAGGACACTCTTCTCATATATTAGGAACTATTATAGAAACAGAAAATTTAGAAGAGTTGACTGCAGAAGAGGTTTTAAAAAAACTTAAAGGAATTGAAAATAAAGGACATTTTAAGTCACTTGGAATAATTTATTCTGATGGAAAAACCTCAGATTCTGATGGACATAAATGGGATATTAGAGATATAAATTTAGATGATTCACTAAAAAATGATAAAAGATATATTTCAGATATTCTTGTTGAGGACGACACAGAAAGTTCTGAAATTTTGATAGCAATTCCTTTAAATACAAAAGATGGAAAAACAAAAGCATTATTTGGATATTTTTCAATATCACATTTTGAGAGTTTGACCAATTTTTCTAAAGATTCTAGACAATATTTTCAGATAGTAGATACAACAGGAAGATATATAAGCAGTTCTAATAGTAGTTATTCTTTTTCTGGAAAAAAGGGATTGCTTTTTTGGGACGAAATTGAAAGATACAGATATTTTGATGGAATTACAGTAGAAAAAATAAAAGATGATGTAGAAAATAAAAGAACAGGAACATATTATTTTGAATATGGAGATGCTGGACGTTATATAATTTACGATCCTCTTGGAATAAAAAATTGGTATGTTTTTTCTGCTCTCACTCGTGAAAAGCTTGTTTTTCACACAATGGAAGTAAAAGAAATATCAAATGAGATGTTGTTGGTTTTAATAGAATTTATGATTGTTATAGTTTCGGTTATTTTAGGAATATTTTACTATACATATAAAGTTATCAAAAATGATAGTCAGATTATTGCTGTTAAGAATAGAATGTTTAAAATGTTGCTTCATAAAACAGAGGATATAATCTTTAAAGTTAATTTATTAGAGAGAAAAGTTGTTGTTTACAATTATTATGGAAAAGAGGAAAAACAAGAATTAACTATTCCTTTCGATGAGATTCACCCTACTAAGATTGAAAAATTTGTAGTTACTAAACCGGAGTTTTTTAAAGTTTATGATGAAATTTATAACAATATTACACTTGGTAAAAGTATAGAAAATATTGTAATTCCTCTGAAGAAAAAAGATTCTGAATGGAAATGGTTTAGGATTAATTCAATAATTGTAGATTCTCAAAGTACAGTTGGAATTTTAGAAAATTGTACAGAGGAAAAAATAAAAGAACAAGAACTGGAGATAATAAGTAAAAAATCAAAATATGATTTTCTTACAAAACTTTATAATCGTGAAAACTTTGAAAAAGAGATGAATTTATTTTTAAATAGTGACAAAGAGTTAGAAGGAGTAAGTGCATTTTTCATCATAGATTTAGATAATTTTAAAAAGGCTAATGATACTTTTGGACATGATATGGGAGATAAAATTTTACAAGAAAGTGCTGCTAAGATTAAACTTGTTGCAAAAGATGTTGGAGTTTTTGCAAGATTTGGTGGAGATGAGTTTGCACTTTTAGTGAAAGAAGTTTCTAATATAGAAAAATTAAATGAAATAGCTCAGCAGTTAAATGATATTCTTAATAAAACTTATATAGAAAATAATAAATCTGTTACAGTAGGTGCTTCTATTGGTGGAGTAATTATAAAAAAAGATATGAATTTTAAAGAGATTTATAAGAAAGCGGATAATGCTCTTTATCGTGTTAAAAATAGCAAAAAAGGAAGTTATTTTATAGATAATAACTAA
- a CDS encoding CCA tRNA nucleotidyltransferase, with protein sequence MEIKLNYNIEFILNLLKEEGQGYIVGGFVRDIFLGLDPKDCDFVTDIEYERLKEIFKNFKPKEMGKHFGIIQIKMDGIPYEIAKLREDIGTPLDRKTQKVEFTKNIYDDLKRRDFTINAIAYDGEKFYFGEKSKEDIENKVLRFVGDCTQRIKEDPLRILRYFRFLATKDLKYFPETIEEIKKSKNLIQNLSAERIRDEFSKIITGKNAYKVLKVMSENKILEEIIPEWSKTIGFDQKNIHHIYTVDEHILKSLEFSSRDLITRLAVLFHDIGKPRCYTFGEDNQGHFYRHEKYSVEIAEKLMLNLKFSKLDTERVCKIIKYHSLYRQNIDEIFVKKMLNRFGEEDLYRYLEVVEADRRTHNNDVCNLEDLEQIKNILKKIQETKPPLSIKDLKISGKDLLKVGVSKGKIIGEILDYLMEKVLEDENLNNYETLINLAINYKK encoded by the coding sequence ATGGAGATAAAATTAAACTACAATATAGAATTTATACTGAATCTTCTTAAGGAAGAGGGGCAAGGATATATTGTAGGTGGATTTGTAAGAGATATTTTTTTAGGACTTGATCCAAAAGATTGTGACTTTGTTACAGATATAGAGTATGAGAGATTAAAAGAGATTTTTAAAAATTTTAAGCCTAAAGAGATGGGAAAACATTTTGGAATAATTCAAATAAAAATGGACGGTATTCCTTATGAGATTGCAAAGCTGAGGGAAGATATAGGAACACCTCTAGATAGAAAAACCCAAAAGGTAGAGTTTACCAAAAATATCTATGATGATTTAAAAAGGCGAGATTTTACAATAAATGCAATAGCCTATGATGGGGAAAAATTTTATTTTGGAGAAAAATCAAAAGAGGATATAGAAAATAAAGTTTTAAGATTTGTAGGAGATTGCACACAGAGAATTAAAGAAGACCCTTTGAGAATTTTAAGATATTTTAGATTTCTTGCAACAAAGGATTTAAAATATTTTCCAGAAACTATTGAGGAGATAAAAAAATCTAAAAACCTTATACAAAATCTTTCAGCAGAGAGAATAAGAGATGAGTTTAGCAAGATAATCACAGGGAAAAATGCCTATAAAGTTTTAAAAGTGATGTCAGAAAATAAAATTTTAGAGGAGATAATCCCAGAGTGGAGCAAGACCATAGGCTTTGACCAAAAAAATATACACCATATCTATACTGTTGATGAGCATATTCTAAAAAGTTTAGAATTTTCTAGCAGGGATTTAATAACACGTCTTGCAGTTTTATTTCATGATATAGGAAAGCCTAGATGTTATACTTTTGGAGAGGACAATCAAGGGCATTTTTATAGACACGAAAAATATTCTGTTGAGATAGCTGAAAAACTGATGTTAAATCTTAAATTTAGTAAACTAGATACAGAAAGAGTTTGTAAAATTATAAAATACCACTCTCTCTATAGACAAAACATTGATGAAATATTTGTAAAAAAAATGTTAAATCGGTTTGGTGAAGAGGATTTATATAGATATTTGGAAGTTGTAGAAGCTGATAGAAGAACTCACAACAATGATGTTTGTAATCTTGAGGATTTAGAACAAATAAAAAATATTTTAAAAAAAATCCAAGAAACTAAACCTCCATTATCAATAAAAGATTTAAAAATATCTGGAAAAGATTTATTAAAAGTGGGAGTTTCAAAAGGAAAAATAATAGGAGAGATTTTAGATTATCTTATGGAAAAAGTTTTAGAAGATGAAAATCTAAATAACTATGAGACTCTTATAAATCTTGCAATAAATTATAAAAAATAA